In Alistipes ihumii AP11, a genomic segment contains:
- a CDS encoding zinc metallopeptidase, producing the protein MIGPMNAEFLLIIAIGIVGFIVQAKLQSVFKKYSKVMFSGGLTGRDVAERMLHDNGIYDVKVVSTPGHLTDHYNPATKTVNLSESVYASNSVAAAAVAAHECGHAVQHAKEYAPLKLRSALVPVVSFSSQWAVWVVIAGILMMKTFPALFWVGIAMIAASALFSIVTLPVEYNASARAMQWLTGSYTLRGEQAAQAEEALSWAARTYLVAALSAIATLIYYLGFARRD; encoded by the coding sequence ATGATCGGACCCATGAATGCGGAGTTTCTGCTGATTATCGCCATCGGCATCGTCGGCTTTATCGTGCAAGCCAAACTCCAGTCTGTTTTTAAGAAATACTCGAAAGTCATGTTCTCCGGCGGCCTGACCGGACGCGACGTAGCCGAACGCATGCTGCACGACAACGGCATCTACGACGTGAAGGTCGTCTCGACGCCCGGCCATCTGACCGACCACTACAATCCGGCCACGAAAACGGTCAACCTGAGCGAGTCGGTCTACGCGAGCAACAGCGTAGCCGCGGCGGCCGTAGCGGCTCACGAGTGCGGGCATGCGGTACAGCACGCCAAGGAATACGCCCCGCTGAAACTCCGCTCGGCGCTCGTGCCGGTCGTCAGCTTCTCGTCTCAATGGGCCGTATGGGTCGTAATAGCCGGAATCCTGATGATGAAGACGTTTCCCGCGCTGTTTTGGGTCGGTATCGCAATGATCGCCGCCTCGGCCCTGTTCAGCATCGTGACGTTGCCGGTCGAGTACAACGCCTCGGCGCGCGCGATGCAGTGGCTCACGGGCAGTTATACGCTGCGCGGAGAGCAGGCCGCTCAGGCCGAGGAAGCGCTCTCATGGGCGGCCCGGACCTATCTGGTCGCCGCGCTGTCGGCTATCGCCACGCTGATCTACTACCTCGGATTCGCGCGGAGGGATTAG